A genomic window from Salvia miltiorrhiza cultivar Shanhuang (shh) chromosome 5, IMPLAD_Smil_shh, whole genome shotgun sequence includes:
- the LOC130986917 gene encoding ATG8-interacting protein 1-like isoform X2, which produces MADNEEAKETGPRGNEWEVVSLTASAYAAAPGPKPVDSSQDSVTKLDKNHEGETSNAMFMSSHFVFPPSQHENLPIEPEFNESDSEKGREDDVSQLGKDEGVKSDAKDEDNATIEGLMTEEFPGIQVLNEKGTDDSIEPLDGYVDPNLLNFQKPIEGDKYDDADLPCEAWWKRRAFSVYAHAKEANTVWSIFLAAAVMGLVIIGHQWQHERWQVLRLRWQFGINDERMSRLLAPIFRLKDVVVGGHRRGSLVRGSTSSER; this is translated from the exons ATGGCTGATAATGAAGAAGCGAAGGAAACTGGTCCAAGAGGAAATGAGTGGGAAGTTGTATCACTCACTGCTTCAGCATATGCTGCTGCTCCTGGTCCGAAACCGGTCGACTCAAGCCAAGATAGTGTAACGAAGTTAGATAAAAATCACGAGGGTGAAACTTCAAATGCCATGTTTATGTCTAGCCACTTTGTTTTTCCTCCGAGCCAGCACGAGAATTTGCCAATTGAACCGGAATTCAATGAGTCGGACAGTGAAAAGGGTAGAGAAGATGATGTATCTCAGCTGGGTAAAGATGAAGGAGTTAAATCAGATGCAAAGGATGAAGACAATGCAACTATTGAAGGACTCATGACTGAAGAGTTTCCTGGAATTCAGGTACTTAATGAAAAAG GAACTGATGATTCAATTGAACCTCTTGATGGTTATGTGGATCCCAACTTGCTAAATTTCCAGAAGCCCATTGAGGGGGACAAATATGATGATGCGGACCTCCCCTGTGAAGCTTGGTGGAAAAGACGGGCCTTTTCTGTATATGCGCATGCAAAAGAAGCAAATACGGTCTGGTCAATTTTTCTTGCAGCAGCTGTTATGGGACTAGTAATTATTGGTCACCAGTGGCAGCACGAGAGGTGGCAGGTTTTGCGCCTAAGGTGGCAGTTTGGTATTAATGATGAG AGGATGAGCCGGTTGCTTGCTCCCATATTCCGCCTTAAAGATGTGGTAGTTGGTGGGCACCGGCGGGGCTCACTTGTTAGAGGGAGCACCTCATCAGAACGCTAA
- the LOC131025824 gene encoding metacaspase-1-like codes for MPNPQIYPNNPMSQSGPPFQFSSQGHPPQGFQPYGYTPSWYPSPGFPPQGYPSQGFMFADSSRRSSIDGSGTDGGTPSSGKAVQGLENINLSVEPQSDDDEQNMNKTRAFYSDAESEVLAQCWIDISIDSVVGNNQKMEQMWKRIKEAYNANRPAGA; via the coding sequence ATGCCTAATCCTCAAATATATCCTAACAATCCCATGAGTCAATCCGGCCCTCCATTTCAATTTTCATCCCAAGGGCATCCGCCTCAGGGGTTTCAGCCATACGGATATACCCCGAGTTGGTATCCCTCACCCGGATTTCCCCCGCAAGGATATCCTTCGCAGGGGTTTATGTTTGCAGACTCATCTAGGAGGAGCAGCATAGATGGGAGTGGTACTGACGGTGGGACACCATCATCAGGAAAGGCAGTTCAAGGTTTGGAGAATATAAATCTCTCTGTTGAGCCACAATCTGACGACGACGAACAAAATATGAACAAGACACGGGCATTTTATTCGGATGCGGAAAGTGAGGTTCTTGCGCAATGTTGGATCGATATTAGCATCGATTCGGTGGTTGGAAACAACCAAAAGATGGAGCAAATGTGGAAACGCATCAAAGAAGCCTACAATGCAAATCGTCCCGCCGGCGCTTGA
- the LOC130986907 gene encoding ABC transporter G family member 10-like — MELPISGHRRTSYTIQANNLSCAHHQRFIIQNVSLEARPGEITAVAGPSGAGKTTLLEILAGAIPSGKVSGEVLVNGNPMDSERFGRLSGYVTQDDALFPLLTVEETLTYSALLRLPAGKREARQRVKLLMKDLGLDHISASRVGQGSISGGERRRLSIGVELIHDPTVLLIDEPTSGLDSASALHIVSLLRSMAVTQCKTIILTIHQPGFRILELIDRLLLLSGGRILHNGSLQSLEERLSFSGHRIPSHINVLEFAIEVTNNIDLQEIGDRDHSISTDTRKKTKKKKKKSRRGSSSYANSRLEEVVILGERFSKNIFRTRELFATRVAQAVVVGSILGTVYMKVRDEDGGKAALQTRLGFFAFTLSFLLSSTTEGLPIFLQERRIFMRETVRGAYRVSSYVAANTLVFVPFLMAVAVLYSGPAYWLVGLRSDAGGFLYFALVVWLVVLMSNSFTACCSALVPDFIMGTSLIAGLMGSFFLFSGYFIAQESIPDYWIFMHYLSMFKYPFECLVINEYGGRECVERVGGTGQCVLSGDEYLRQQGLKQSHRWSNLGVMLGFVLGYRLLCFFILWCRSFKTTKC; from the coding sequence ATGGAATTGCCGATTTCAGGCCACCGCCGCACATCTTACACCATACAAGCCAACAACTTGTCCTGCGCTCACCATCAACGCTTCATCATCCAGAATGTCAGCCTCGAGGCCAGGCCGGGCGAGATCACCGCCGTCGCCGGACCTAGCGGAGCGGGCAAGACCACTCTCTTGGAGATTCTCGCCGGAGCTATCCCGTCGGGAAAAGTCTCCGGCGAGGTTCTCGTCAACGGAAACCCCATGGATTCGGAGAGGTTCGGGCGGTTATCAGGATACGTGACCCAAGACGACGCCTTGTTCCCGCTCCTCACGGTGGAGGAAACGCTCACCTACAGCGCGCTGCTGCGTCTGCCGGCCGGCAAGCGCGAGGCGCGGCAGAGGGTGAAGCTGCTGATGAAGGATCTCGGACTCGATCACATCTCCGCGTCCAGGGTGGGCCAGGGCTCCATCTCCGGTGGCGAGCGGCGGCGCCTCTCCATCGGCGTCGAGCTGATCCACGATCCCACGGTGCTGCTCATCGACGAGCCGACTTCCGGGTTGGATTCCGCTTCGGCGCTTCACATTGTCTCCCTGCTGAGATCCATGGCGGTTACCCAATGCAAGACCATCATCCTCACCATCCACCAGCCGGGCTTCCGAATCCTCGAGCTCATAGATCGGCTCCTCCTCCTCTCCGGCGGCCGCATCCTCCACAACGGCTCGCTGCAGTCGCTCGAGGAGCGCCTAAGCTTCTCCGGCCACCGCATCCCTTCTCACATCAACGTGCTCGAGTTCGCCATCGAGGTCACCAACAACATCGATCTGCAGGAGATCGGCGATCGCGATCACAGCATCAGCACCGACACCaggaagaagacgaagaagaagaagaagaaaagtagACGAGGGTCGTCCTCATACGCGAACTCGCGATTGGAGGAGGTGGTTATTCTAGGAGAGAGGTTCAGCAAGAACATATTCCGCACGAGAGAGCTGTTCGCGACGAGAGTGGCGCAGGCCGTGGTGGTGGGGTCCATACTGGGCACGGTGTATATGAAGGTGAGGGACGAGGACGGGGGCAAGGCGGCGCTGCAGACGCGCCTGGGCTTCTTCGCCTTCACCCTGAGCTTCCTACTGTCGTCGACCACGGAGGGGCTGCCGATATTCCTGCAGGAGAGGCGGATATTCATGCGGGAGACGGTGCGCGGCGCCTACAGGGTATCCTCGTACGTGGCGGCGAACACGCTTGTGTTCGTGCCGTTTCTGATGGCGGTGGCCGTCCTGTACAGCGGGCCGGCCTACTGGCTGGTGGGGCTGCGCAGCGACGCGGGCGGGTTCCTCTACTTCGCCCTGGTGGTGTGGCTGGTGGTGCTCATGTCCAACTCCTTCACGGCGTGCTGCAGCGCCCTCGTGCCGGACTTCATCATGGGGACGTCGCTCATCGCGGGGCTGATGGGCTCGTTCTTCCTCTTCTCCGGCTACTTCATCGCGCAGGAGAGCATACCGGATTACTGGATCTTCATGCATTACTTGAGCATGTTCAAGTATCCGTTTGAATGCTTGGTCATAAATGAATATGGAGGGAGGGAGTGTGTGGAGAGAGTGGGGGGTACCGGTCAGTGTGTGTTGTCGGGAGATGAGTATTTGAGGCAGCAAGGGTTGAAGCAGTCGCATAGGTGGAGTAATTTGGGGGTCATGTTGGGGTTTGTGTTGGGATACAGACTTCTCTGTTTCTTTATTTTGTGGTGCAGAAGTTTTAAGACCACGAAATGCTAG
- the LOC130986917 gene encoding ATG8-interacting protein 1-like isoform X1, translated as MADNEEAKETGPRGNEWEVVSLTASAYAAAPGPKPVDSSQDSVTKLDKNHEGETSNAMFMSSHFVFPPSQHENLPIEPEFNESDSEKGREDDVSQLGKDEGVKSDAKDEDNATIEGLMTEEFPGIQVLNEKGNTLSLSGADLRKDVGFDRARSIYTPAEFSLFSSETTMGISNNSGDGAGTDDSIEPLDGYVDPNLLNFQKPIEGDKYDDADLPCEAWWKRRAFSVYAHAKEANTVWSIFLAAAVMGLVIIGHQWQHERWQVLRLRWQFGINDERMSRLLAPIFRLKDVVVGGHRRGSLVRGSTSSER; from the exons ATGGCTGATAATGAAGAAGCGAAGGAAACTGGTCCAAGAGGAAATGAGTGGGAAGTTGTATCACTCACTGCTTCAGCATATGCTGCTGCTCCTGGTCCGAAACCGGTCGACTCAAGCCAAGATAGTGTAACGAAGTTAGATAAAAATCACGAGGGTGAAACTTCAAATGCCATGTTTATGTCTAGCCACTTTGTTTTTCCTCCGAGCCAGCACGAGAATTTGCCAATTGAACCGGAATTCAATGAGTCGGACAGTGAAAAGGGTAGAGAAGATGATGTATCTCAGCTGGGTAAAGATGAAGGAGTTAAATCAGATGCAAAGGATGAAGACAATGCAACTATTGAAGGACTCATGACTGAAGAGTTTCCTGGAATTCAGGTACTTAATGAAAAAGGTAACACACTATCTCTCAGTGGAGCAGATCTCAGAAAAGATGTTGGTTTTGACAGAGCGCGGAGTATTTACACCCCTGCAGAGTTTAGTTTGTTTAGTAGTGAAACAACCATGGGCATATCCAATAATAGTGGGGACGGTGCAGGAACTGATGATTCAATTGAACCTCTTGATGGTTATGTGGATCCCAACTTGCTAAATTTCCAGAAGCCCATTGAGGGGGACAAATATGATGATGCGGACCTCCCCTGTGAAGCTTGGTGGAAAAGACGGGCCTTTTCTGTATATGCGCATGCAAAAGAAGCAAATACGGTCTGGTCAATTTTTCTTGCAGCAGCTGTTATGGGACTAGTAATTATTGGTCACCAGTGGCAGCACGAGAGGTGGCAGGTTTTGCGCCTAAGGTGGCAGTTTGGTATTAATGATGAG AGGATGAGCCGGTTGCTTGCTCCCATATTCCGCCTTAAAGATGTGGTAGTTGGTGGGCACCGGCGGGGCTCACTTGTTAGAGGGAGCACCTCATCAGAACGCTAA
- the LOC131025825 gene encoding uncharacterized protein LOC131025825 — protein sequence MLEAVASQDLWIWHAFFGVAGSNNDINVLYQSPLFNDVLQGQAPSIPFTVNGTQYAHGYYLTDGIYPEWATFVKSFQHPQDPKRRKFKEMQEAARKDVERAFGVLQARWAMIRGPSRLWYKENITDIMYACIILHNMIIEDEGEMASQWVEDEPSTSSNNIAGKINRGSVGGFNEYLRRGARVRNKTIHHQFRSDLVEHVWARFGDD from the coding sequence ATGCTTGAGGCGGTTGCATCTCAAGATTTGTGGATCTGGCATGCTTTTTTTGGAGTTGCAGGGTCCAACAATGATATAAACGTGCTTTATCAGTCTCCACTATTCAACGATGTTCTACAAGGGCAAGCGCCTTCCATCCCATTCACAGTAAATGGCACGCAATATGCCCATGGATACTACCTAACAGACGGTATATATCCTGAGTGGGCAACTTTTGTCAAGAGCTTCCAACATCCTCAAGATCCAAAAAGAAGGAAGTTCAAGGAAATGCAAGAAGCTGCGAGGAAGGATGTGGAACGTGCATTTGGGGTTCTCCAAGCTCGTTGGGCAATGATTAGAGGTCCGAGTCGCCTTTGGTATAAAGAAAACATAACTGATATTATGTATGCTTGCATTATTTTacataatatgataattgaagaTGAAGGGGAAATGGCAAGTCAATGGGTTGAAGACGAACCAAGCACGTCGAGCAACAATATTGCAGGGAAAATAAATCGTGGTTCGGTAGGAGGATTCAACGAGTACCTCAGAAGGGGTGCTAGAGTACGTAACAAAACAATACATCACCAATTTCGATCCGATCTGGTTGAGCACGTGTGGGCGCGATTCGGCGATGATTAG